In Streptomyces sp. NBC_01439, the following are encoded in one genomic region:
- a CDS encoding LmeA family phospholipid-binding protein — translation MRFLRVVVIVGVVLGALFVGVDRWAAGYVENRLAERIQARQGLAGSSEVEVHGFPFLTQVLSRDLDQVDLKLRGVEVTAEGRKTRLSELDASFHGVKLNGDYSGGTADRAEGTALITYADLTAASQTGATLSYGGAPGKVKVTATVDLAGKKLSHSVVSTVTLEDATGGKGKIVRVRADEVPGASLPGVEGMIRKKTDFDRDLGSGMPAGLQLSSLTSDEAGVHLALGGTNVVVAGS, via the coding sequence GTGCGTTTCCTACGTGTCGTTGTGATCGTCGGAGTGGTTCTGGGGGCCCTGTTCGTGGGGGTGGACCGCTGGGCCGCGGGTTACGTCGAGAACCGGCTGGCCGAGCGAATACAGGCGCGGCAGGGCCTGGCCGGTTCCTCGGAGGTGGAGGTCCACGGCTTCCCCTTCCTCACCCAGGTGCTCAGCCGCGACCTCGACCAGGTCGACCTGAAGCTGCGGGGCGTGGAGGTCACCGCCGAGGGCCGCAAGACGCGGCTGTCGGAGCTGGACGCGAGCTTCCACGGGGTGAAGCTGAACGGTGACTACAGCGGCGGCACCGCCGACCGGGCCGAGGGCACCGCGCTCATCACGTACGCCGACCTGACGGCGGCCTCGCAGACCGGCGCGACCCTCTCCTACGGCGGGGCGCCGGGCAAGGTGAAGGTCACCGCGACAGTGGACCTCGCCGGCAAGAAGCTGTCGCACAGCGTGGTGTCGACCGTCACCCTGGAGGACGCGACCGGCGGAAAGGGCAAGATCGTCCGGGTGCGCGCCGACGAGGTGCCGGGCGCGAGCCTGCCCGGGGTCGAGGGGATGATCCGCAAGAAGACCGACTTCGACCGCGATCTCGGCAGCGGCATGCCGGCCGGACTCCAGCTCTCGTCCCTGACCTCGGACGAGGCCGGCGTGCACCTCGCGCTGGGCGGCACGAACGTGGTGGTGGCCGGATCGTGA
- a CDS encoding putative leader peptide: MKHQQADLTKRRAVDLCRVAAMLCRSM, translated from the coding sequence ATGAAGCATCAGCAGGCGGACCTCACGAAGCGACGGGCAGTAGACCTGTGTCGCGTCGCCGCCATGCTCTGTCGATCCATGTGA
- a CDS encoding sulfurtransferase, whose protein sequence is MSRSDVLVDADWVEAHLNDANVVIVEVDEDTSAYDKNHITNAVRIDWKSDLQDPVRRDFVDQEGFEKLLSAKGISNDDTVVLYGGNNNWFASYAYWYFKLYGHQDVKLLDGGRKKWELDSRDLVDGTDVPNRPATAYKAKPQDTSIRAFRDDVVAAIGSLNLVDVRSPDEFSGKLLAPAHLPQEQSQRPGHVPSARNIPWSKNANDDGTFKSDDELTALYQAEQVDLAKDTIAYCRIGERSALTWFVLHELLGQENVKNYDGSWTEYGSLVGVPIELGANK, encoded by the coding sequence ATGAGCCGCAGCGACGTCCTCGTAGACGCCGACTGGGTCGAGGCCCACCTGAACGACGCCAACGTCGTCATCGTCGAGGTGGACGAGGACACGTCCGCGTACGACAAGAACCACATCACCAACGCCGTCCGGATCGACTGGAAGAGCGACCTCCAGGACCCGGTCCGCCGCGACTTCGTGGACCAGGAGGGCTTCGAGAAGCTCCTCTCCGCCAAGGGCATCTCCAACGACGACACCGTCGTCCTCTACGGCGGCAACAACAACTGGTTCGCGTCCTACGCCTACTGGTACTTCAAGCTCTACGGCCACCAGGACGTGAAGCTCCTCGACGGCGGCCGCAAGAAGTGGGAGCTCGACTCCCGCGACCTGGTCGACGGCACGGACGTCCCGAACCGCCCGGCCACCGCGTACAAGGCCAAGCCCCAGGACACCTCCATCCGCGCCTTCCGCGACGACGTCGTGGCCGCGATCGGCTCCCTGAACCTGGTCGACGTCCGTTCGCCCGACGAGTTCTCCGGCAAGCTGCTCGCCCCGGCGCACCTCCCGCAGGAGCAGTCGCAGCGCCCCGGTCACGTGCCGAGCGCCCGCAACATCCCGTGGTCGAAGAACGCCAACGACGACGGCACCTTCAAGTCGGACGACGAGCTGACCGCCCTCTACCAGGCGGAGCAGGTCGATCTGGCGAAGGACACCATCGCCTACTGCCGCATCGGTGAGCGCTCCGCGCTCACGTGGTTCGTGCTGCACGAGCTCCTGGGCCAGGAGAACGTCAAGAACTACGACGGTTCGTGGACCGAGTACGGCTCGCTCGTCGGCGTGCCGATCGAGCTCGGCGCCAACAAGTAA
- a CDS encoding DUF1416 domain-containing protein: MCGAQIGGPDLATLKPGETAIQGQITKDGEPVSGYVRLLDSTGEFTAEVPTSATGQFRFYAATGSWTLRALVPGAQADRAVVVAEAGGVTDVAIAV; this comes from the coding sequence ATGTGTGGAGCACAGATCGGCGGGCCCGACCTCGCGACGCTGAAGCCCGGTGAGACCGCCATCCAGGGCCAGATCACCAAGGACGGCGAGCCGGTGTCCGGCTACGTCCGCCTGCTGGACTCGACCGGCGAGTTCACCGCGGAGGTCCCGACCTCGGCGACCGGCCAGTTCCGCTTCTACGCCGCCACCGGCTCCTGGACGCTGCGGGCGCTCGTCCCGGGTGCCCAGGCGGACCGTGCCGTGGTCGTCGCCGAGGCCGGCGGCGTGACGGACGTGGCGATCGCGGTCTGA
- a CDS encoding DUF3099 domain-containing protein encodes MYARRRRAYFLLMGGCLVLFVSAWTFVRLLSVEAAVAMCVVAMVIPPVAAMIANRRGPDDRWWDDPSGDPKSDEWWDELDGKRRHDD; translated from the coding sequence ATGTACGCCCGGCGCCGGCGCGCCTACTTCCTGCTCATGGGCGGATGCCTGGTCCTCTTCGTGTCCGCCTGGACCTTCGTGCGCCTGCTGTCGGTGGAGGCTGCCGTGGCCATGTGCGTGGTCGCCATGGTCATCCCGCCGGTCGCCGCGATGATCGCCAACCGGCGCGGCCCGGACGACCGCTGGTGGGACGACCCCTCGGGCGACCCGAAGTCCGACGAGTGGTGGGACGAACTGGATGGAAAACGGCGCCACGACGACTGA
- a CDS encoding FABP family protein yields the protein MIQIPSDLNPGLVPLAFLLGNWEGAGVFDFPGEEKCNFGQEVVFSHDGRDFLEYTSHTWVLDVEGNKVRPLESESGYWRIDKDRKVEIVMVRDQGVVEVWYGELADQKPQIDLVTDAVARTAASGPYSGGKRLYGYVKSDLMWVGEKATPDVELRPYMSAQLKKVVTPEEVAEMARNLPDMPDDGIAFFR from the coding sequence ATGATCCAGATCCCGTCCGACCTGAACCCGGGCCTCGTCCCCCTCGCCTTCCTCCTCGGTAACTGGGAGGGTGCGGGAGTCTTCGACTTCCCCGGTGAGGAGAAGTGCAACTTCGGCCAGGAGGTCGTCTTCAGCCACGACGGCCGGGACTTCCTGGAGTACACCTCCCACACCTGGGTGCTCGACGTCGAGGGCAACAAGGTGCGCCCGCTGGAGTCCGAGTCGGGCTACTGGCGCATCGACAAGGACCGCAAGGTCGAGATCGTCATGGTCCGCGACCAGGGCGTCGTCGAGGTCTGGTACGGCGAGCTCGCCGACCAGAAGCCCCAGATCGACCTGGTCACCGACGCGGTCGCCCGCACCGCGGCCTCCGGCCCGTACAGCGGCGGCAAGCGGCTCTACGGCTACGTGAAGAGCGACCTCATGTGGGTCGGCGAGAAGGCCACCCCGGACGTCGAGCTGCGCCCGTACATGTCGGCCCAGCTGAAGAAGGTCGTCACGCCCGAGGAGGTCGCCGAGATGGCGCGCAACCTCCCGGACATGCCGGACGACGGCATCGCCTTCTTCCGCTGA
- a CDS encoding Fur family transcriptional regulator, producing the protein MGSSVDTEGSDWKSDLRQRGYRLTPQRQLVLEAVDALEHATPDEILVEVRKTASGVNISTVYRTLELLEELKLVSHAHLGHGAPTYHLADRHHHIHLVCRDCAEVIEADVDIAAEFTAKLRSTFGFETDMKHFAIFGLCRKCAAKQRAAQS; encoded by the coding sequence GTGGGGAGCAGCGTGGACACCGAAGGCTCTGACTGGAAGAGCGACCTGCGGCAGCGCGGATACCGGCTGACACCGCAGCGCCAGCTCGTGCTCGAAGCGGTCGACGCCCTGGAGCACGCCACCCCGGACGAGATCCTCGTCGAGGTGCGCAAGACCGCCTCCGGGGTCAACATCTCCACCGTCTACCGCACCCTGGAGCTCCTGGAAGAGCTCAAGCTGGTCTCGCACGCCCACCTCGGGCACGGGGCCCCCACCTACCACCTCGCCGACCGGCACCACCACATCCACCTGGTCTGCCGGGACTGCGCCGAGGTCATCGAGGCGGACGTGGACATCGCCGCCGAGTTCACGGCGAAGCTCCGCAGCACCTTCGGCTTCGAGACCGACATGAAGCACTTCGCGATCTTCGGTCTGTGCCGCAAGTGCGCTGCCAAACAGCGTGCCGCGCAGTCGTAG
- the ygfZ gene encoding CAF17-like 4Fe-4S cluster assembly/insertion protein YgfZ: MTSSPLLHLPGAVPAEGRDEGVAAHYGELYGEQRALAEGRGFVDLSHRGVVTVSGPERLSWLHLLLTQHLTELPAGQATEALILSANGHIEHALYLVDDGETTWAHVEPGTQGELIAYLESMKFFYRVEVADRTEEFAVVHLPAGSIAEVTPDKEHIVRETAYGRDVFLPRGELEPFAAAHGPAAGLLAYEALRVEAHRPRLGQETDHRTIPHELGWIGTAVHLQKGCYRGQETVARVHNLGKPPRRLVFLHLDGSEVLLPAHGTPVRLAADGEEGRQLGFVTTAVRHHELGPIALALVKRNVPVDAPLLAGKTAAAQEVVVAP; the protein is encoded by the coding sequence ATGACCAGCAGCCCCTTGCTCCATCTCCCCGGCGCCGTACCGGCCGAAGGCCGTGACGAGGGCGTCGCCGCCCACTACGGCGAGCTGTACGGCGAACAGCGCGCCCTCGCGGAGGGGCGCGGCTTCGTCGACCTCTCGCACCGCGGAGTCGTCACCGTCAGCGGGCCGGAGCGCCTGAGCTGGCTGCACCTGCTGCTCACCCAGCACCTCACCGAGCTGCCGGCCGGGCAGGCCACCGAGGCGCTGATCCTCTCCGCCAACGGGCACATCGAGCACGCGCTCTACCTCGTCGACGACGGCGAGACCACGTGGGCGCACGTGGAGCCGGGTACCCAGGGCGAGCTGATCGCCTACCTGGAGTCCATGAAGTTCTTCTACCGCGTCGAAGTCGCCGACCGCACCGAGGAGTTCGCGGTCGTGCACCTGCCGGCCGGATCCATCGCCGAGGTCACCCCGGACAAGGAGCACATCGTCCGGGAGACCGCGTACGGCCGGGACGTCTTCCTGCCCCGCGGCGAGCTGGAGCCGTTCGCCGCCGCGCACGGCCCGGCCGCGGGCCTGCTCGCGTACGAGGCCCTGCGCGTCGAGGCGCACCGGCCGCGGCTCGGCCAGGAGACCGACCACCGCACCATCCCGCACGAGCTGGGCTGGATCGGTACCGCCGTGCACCTGCAGAAGGGCTGCTACCGCGGCCAGGAGACGGTCGCCCGCGTCCACAACCTGGGGAAGCCCCCGCGCCGCCTGGTCTTCTTGCACCTGGACGGCTCGGAGGTGCTGCTCCCGGCGCACGGCACGCCGGTGCGGCTCGCCGCGGACGGGGAGGAGGGCCGTCAGCTGGGCTTCGTGACCACGGCCGTCCGTCACCACGAGCTGGGTCCGATCGCGCTCGCGCTGGTCAAGCGGAACGTGCCGGTCGACGCGCCGCTGCTGGCCGGGAAGACGGCCGCCGCGCAGGAGGTCGTCGTAGCCCCCTGA
- the dtd gene encoding D-aminoacyl-tRNA deacylase: MRAVVQRVDGASVVVGGETVGEIVGEGLCVLVGVTHDDTPEKAELLARKLWSVRILEGEKSCSDNGAPLLVISQFTLYGDARKGRRPTWNAAAPGPVAEPLVDEVVAQLRALGATVETGRFGADMRVSLTNHGPFTIVIDI, from the coding sequence ATGCGAGCAGTGGTGCAGAGGGTGGACGGCGCGAGCGTCGTCGTGGGCGGCGAGACCGTGGGCGAGATCGTCGGCGAGGGGTTGTGCGTGCTGGTGGGGGTGACCCACGACGACACCCCGGAGAAGGCAGAACTGCTGGCCCGCAAACTGTGGTCCGTACGGATCCTGGAGGGCGAGAAGTCCTGCAGCGACAACGGCGCACCGCTGCTGGTGATCTCCCAGTTCACGCTCTACGGCGACGCCCGCAAGGGCCGCCGCCCCACCTGGAACGCGGCGGCCCCCGGCCCGGTGGCCGAGCCGCTGGTCGACGAGGTCGTGGCGCAGTTGCGCGCGCTGGGTGCGACGGTGGAGACGGGCCGGTTCGGAGCGGACATGCGGGTCTCGCTGACCAACCACGGCCCGTTCACCATCGTCATCGACATCTGA
- a CDS encoding RsiG family protein, translated as MNTSGTSVPASPASVAAAAVRPPAQRTAETQGPPSPTTALGLPELRALRRDAQRDEADLSYVRRLLQGRIDILRAELARRTDPEAPVVDRLSVILADAPSSRSASARHVTLGTPHSEEYRLLAAEMLADVELSDLGARTDGELHDGLGRLVRYEQQVSRRRQQLQRTVDDCSTEITRRYREGEAQVDDLLA; from the coding sequence ATGAATACATCTGGTACCTCCGTACCTGCATCACCCGCTTCCGTCGCAGCTGCCGCGGTACGACCGCCCGCGCAGCGCACGGCCGAGACGCAGGGGCCGCCGAGCCCGACCACCGCGCTCGGGCTACCGGAACTGCGCGCGCTGCGCCGTGACGCGCAGCGCGACGAGGCCGATCTGAGCTACGTGCGCAGACTGCTCCAGGGCCGCATCGACATCCTGCGGGCGGAGCTGGCCCGGCGGACGGACCCCGAGGCGCCGGTGGTGGACCGGCTCTCGGTGATCCTCGCCGACGCCCCCTCCAGCCGCAGCGCCTCCGCCCGGCACGTCACGCTCGGCACCCCGCACAGCGAGGAGTACCGGCTGCTGGCCGCGGAGATGCTGGCCGACGTGGAGCTCTCTGACCTGGGCGCCCGCACGGACGGCGAACTGCACGACGGGCTGGGGCGGTTGGTGCGCTACGAGCAGCAGGTCTCGCGGCGCCGCCAGCAGCTCCAGCGCACGGTGGACGACTGCAGTACGGAGATCACCCGGCGGTACCGGGAGGGAGAGGCGCAGGTGGACGACCTGCTGGCGTAG
- a CDS encoding GNAT family N-acetyltransferase: MSADVRPIAESELPDWVRAVHTGFLTTHRVTEADIAQRAKYCDFSRMQGAFDADSGRCVAALRSFPQELTVPGGAAVRATAISNVGVLPTHRRQGLLTRMMAAEFAAAKARGDALATLIAAEYPIYGRYGFGPATSLVEWEIDVARTGLDRRLSAPVDGGRIELVDVEELRRVGPELHERLRARTPGAVNRDERWWSLQTGLEQWSYRTYQEKFHAVYRTAEGEVAGLAVYSADDHWTDAKVPQSTVQVSDLLAVTPQAERALWQFLCSIDWVLKVRTGYRAPDDLAPQLLPDPRSARIVTASDFMWVRVLDVVRALGARTYEVPGVLVLEVADERGPAAGRYRLDAGTGACERTEEAPDLRLDVAELGSLYLGDASAVRLAALGRVTEERPGAAVLADAVFRTARRPWCPDVF; this comes from the coding sequence ATGAGTGCTGACGTCCGGCCGATCGCCGAATCCGAACTCCCCGACTGGGTGCGCGCCGTGCACACCGGTTTCCTGACCACCCACCGGGTGACCGAGGCCGACATAGCCCAGCGCGCCAAGTACTGCGACTTCTCCCGGATGCAGGGGGCGTTCGACGCCGACAGCGGTCGCTGCGTGGCCGCCCTGCGTTCCTTCCCGCAGGAGCTGACCGTGCCGGGCGGGGCGGCCGTCCGCGCCACCGCGATCTCCAACGTGGGCGTGCTGCCCACCCACCGCCGCCAGGGCCTGCTGACCCGGATGATGGCCGCCGAGTTCGCCGCGGCGAAGGCGCGCGGCGACGCGCTCGCGACGCTGATCGCCGCCGAGTACCCGATCTACGGGCGGTACGGGTTCGGGCCCGCCACCTCCCTCGTGGAGTGGGAGATCGACGTCGCGCGCACCGGGCTCGACCGGCGGCTGTCGGCGCCCGTGGACGGCGGCCGGATCGAGCTGGTGGACGTGGAGGAGCTGCGGCGCGTGGGGCCCGAGCTGCACGAGCGGCTGCGGGCGCGCACGCCCGGGGCCGTGAACCGGGACGAGCGCTGGTGGAGCCTGCAGACCGGACTGGAGCAGTGGTCGTACCGCACTTATCAGGAGAAGTTCCACGCCGTGTACCGGACGGCGGAGGGGGAGGTGGCCGGCCTCGCCGTCTACAGCGCCGACGACCACTGGACGGATGCGAAGGTTCCGCAGAGCACCGTGCAGGTCAGCGACCTGCTGGCGGTCACTCCGCAGGCGGAGCGGGCGCTGTGGCAGTTCCTGTGCTCGATCGACTGGGTGCTGAAGGTCCGCACCGGCTACCGGGCCCCCGACGACCTCGCCCCGCAGCTGCTGCCCGACCCGCGCTCGGCCCGGATCGTCACCGCCTCGGACTTCATGTGGGTACGGGTGCTGGACGTCGTACGGGCGCTGGGCGCGCGGACGTACGAGGTGCCCGGGGTGCTCGTCCTGGAGGTCGCGGACGAGAGGGGGCCGGCGGCCGGCCGCTACCGGCTGGACGCGGGCACCGGTGCGTGCGAGCGGACCGAGGAGGCGCCTGACCTGCGGCTGGACGTGGCCGAGCTGGGCTCCTTGTACCTGGGGGACGCGTCCGCGGTGCGGCTGGCCGCGCTGGGACGGGTCACGGAGGAACGCCCGGGGGCGGCCGTGCTGGCGGACGCGGTGTTCCGTACGGCGCGCCGCCCGTGGTGCCCGGACGTCTTCTGA
- a CDS encoding putative protein N(5)-glutamine methyltransferase: MNPVTSLVESLRAAGCVFAEEEAELLTGAAADPDHLAELLARRVGGEPLEHVVGWAEFCGLRLEVGAGAFVPRRRTEFLVREAVALARPGAVVLDLCCGVGALGAAVAAHLPGGVELHAADIDPAALVYARRNVAPYGGRVWEGDLYEALPSSLRGRVDVLVVNAPYVPTEEIVLMPSEARDHEPLVSLDGGADGLDIHRRVAAGALPWLAPGGRLLIETSARQSPSTASALTSAGLAVRAVTSEELYATVVIGTA; this comes from the coding sequence CTGAACCCTGTGACATCACTTGTGGAATCCCTGCGCGCGGCGGGCTGCGTCTTCGCGGAGGAGGAGGCGGAGCTCCTGACCGGGGCCGCCGCCGACCCGGACCACCTGGCGGAGCTGCTGGCCCGCCGGGTGGGCGGTGAACCGCTGGAACACGTCGTCGGCTGGGCGGAGTTCTGCGGGCTGCGCCTGGAGGTCGGCGCGGGAGCCTTCGTACCGCGCCGGCGCACCGAGTTCCTGGTGCGGGAGGCGGTGGCCCTGGCCCGGCCCGGCGCGGTGGTCCTGGACCTGTGCTGCGGGGTCGGCGCCCTGGGCGCGGCGGTGGCCGCGCACCTGCCGGGCGGCGTGGAGCTGCACGCGGCGGACATCGACCCGGCGGCGCTGGTGTACGCGCGGCGCAACGTGGCCCCGTACGGCGGCCGGGTGTGGGAGGGCGACCTGTACGAGGCCCTCCCGTCCTCGCTGCGCGGCCGGGTGGACGTGCTGGTGGTCAACGCCCCGTACGTGCCGACGGAGGAGATCGTCCTCATGCCGTCGGAGGCACGGGACCACGAGCCGCTGGTCTCCTTGGACGGCGGGGCCGACGGCCTGGACATCCACCGCCGGGTGGCGGCGGGGGCCCTGCCCTGGCTGGCCCCGGGCGGCCGCCTGCTGATCGAGACGAGCGCCCGCCAGTCCCCGTCGACGGCCTCGGCCCTGACCTCGGCGGGCCTCGCGGTCCGCGCGGTGACCTCGGAGGAGCTGTACGCGACGGTGGTCATCGGCACGGCCTGA
- a CDS encoding class I SAM-dependent methyltransferase, which yields MLHLEISDLITVTDPRSGARLPVHRGDVVRRLREAGDRRAARIVAALPADPYDVLDPRAVDRLMIGVHTELQRLSEELRLGERLVHVLGPLFEAVRATATGPLRLVDVGSGLGYAVRWLAAHGRLGPEVELVGVDLDAALVGEAERLARAEGLDCRFVHGNAFDLPEAATVYVSTGVLHHFRGPDLAEFFRAQAASPALAFCHFDIAATRLAPVGAWVFHRTRMRHPLGRHDGVASARRAHTDEALLHAAATPGMRPLLYEPRGLANPFCTTLRPIIGVRPELEAPLRRAMGRAARRLVGPEQLVGAAR from the coding sequence GTGCTCCACCTCGAAATATCCGACCTGATCACCGTCACGGACCCGCGCAGTGGAGCGCGCCTGCCCGTGCACCGGGGCGACGTCGTGCGCAGGCTCCGTGAGGCCGGGGACCGGCGCGCCGCACGCATCGTCGCCGCGCTTCCCGCCGACCCGTACGACGTGCTCGACCCGCGCGCCGTGGACCGGCTCATGATCGGCGTGCACACCGAACTGCAGCGGCTCAGCGAGGAACTGCGCCTCGGGGAGCGGCTCGTCCACGTGCTCGGCCCGCTCTTCGAGGCCGTCCGCGCGACGGCCACCGGCCCGCTGCGACTGGTCGACGTCGGTTCCGGGCTCGGTTACGCCGTGCGCTGGCTCGCCGCCCACGGCCGGCTCGGCCCGGAGGTCGAGCTCGTCGGCGTGGACCTGGACGCCGCGCTCGTCGGCGAGGCCGAACGGCTCGCCCGGGCGGAGGGGTTGGACTGCCGCTTCGTCCACGGGAACGCCTTCGACCTGCCGGAGGCGGCCACCGTGTACGTGTCCACCGGGGTGCTGCACCATTTCCGGGGCCCCGACCTCGCGGAGTTCTTCCGGGCCCAGGCCGCCTCGCCCGCGCTCGCCTTCTGCCACTTCGACATCGCCGCCACCCGGCTCGCGCCCGTCGGGGCCTGGGTGTTCCACCGGACGCGGATGCGCCACCCGCTCGGCCGTCACGACGGTGTCGCCTCGGCCCGCCGGGCGCACACCGACGAGGCGCTGCTGCACGCGGCCGCCACGCCGGGGATGCGGCCGCTGCTGTACGAACCCCGGGGGCTGGCGAACCCGTTCTGCACCACCCTGCGCCCGATCATCGGGGTCCGGCCCGAGCTGGAGGCACCGCTGCGCAGGGCGATGGGCCGTGCCGCGCGCCGCCTCGTGGGCCCCGAGCAGCTCGTCGGAGCGGCGCGGTGA
- a CDS encoding GNAT family N-acetyltransferase translates to MADDLLLNRARALWAELAGAPVEFRPSGRAKVVIAPGSLWCPPSWTGIVRIGDAALVTAPSPRAAGMVDAATRKMTHQEVVDIARLRTVLPVLDVLGPASLFYLGRDGFLPAHGGTEVEQLPIGDGDLAALLSLAGEEEAGESGLEDISSPAFCLRRGDEVVAAAGYRVWPQSVAHLSVLVSPHWRGRRLARAVASAAVARALDAGLLPQWRARPRPSQRVAVALGFHELGTQLSVRLDDVPLDQGR, encoded by the coding sequence ATGGCTGACGACCTCTTGCTCAACCGTGCCCGCGCACTCTGGGCGGAGCTGGCGGGCGCACCGGTCGAGTTCCGGCCTTCAGGACGGGCGAAGGTCGTGATCGCGCCCGGGTCGCTGTGGTGTCCACCGTCGTGGACCGGGATCGTGCGGATCGGTGACGCCGCCCTCGTCACTGCGCCGAGCCCGCGGGCCGCCGGGATGGTGGACGCCGCCACGCGGAAGATGACCCACCAAGAGGTCGTTGACATCGCTCGGCTGCGTACGGTGCTGCCCGTTCTCGATGTCCTCGGGCCGGCTTCGCTCTTCTATCTCGGCCGGGACGGCTTTCTTCCTGCGCACGGAGGGACCGAGGTGGAGCAGTTACCGATCGGTGATGGCGACCTGGCCGCGCTACTGAGCCTGGCCGGGGAGGAGGAGGCCGGCGAGAGCGGTCTGGAGGACATCTCTTCTCCCGCGTTCTGTCTTCGCCGGGGCGATGAAGTGGTGGCCGCAGCCGGCTACCGGGTCTGGCCGCAGTCGGTTGCCCACCTGAGCGTGCTGGTGAGCCCGCACTGGCGGGGCCGGCGCCTGGCCCGGGCCGTGGCGTCCGCAGCAGTGGCCCGTGCCCTCGATGCCGGGTTGCTGCCGCAGTGGAGGGCGCGGCCCCGTCCATCACAGCGTGTGGCTGTCGCTCTGGGCTTCCACGAACTGGGCACCCAACTCAGCGTTCGACTCGACGACGTCCCCCTCGACCAGGGCCGGTGA
- a CDS encoding helix-turn-helix domain-containing protein, producing MASLNVGNLGEYLREQRRQAQLSLRQLAEQAGVSNPYLSQIERGLRKPSADILQQLAKALRISAETLYVQAGILDERDPDEVETRAVILADPSINERQKQVLLQIYESFRKENALDVPTDEMPSKTN from the coding sequence ATGGCATCGCTCAACGTCGGAAACCTCGGCGAATACCTCCGTGAGCAGCGTCGGCAGGCCCAGCTTTCGCTGCGGCAGCTGGCCGAGCAGGCGGGGGTGTCGAATCCGTACCTGAGCCAGATCGAGCGCGGGCTGCGCAAGCCGAGCGCGGACATCCTGCAGCAGCTGGCCAAGGCGCTGCGGATCTCCGCGGAGACGCTGTACGTGCAGGCCGGGATCCTGGACGAGCGGGACCCGGACGAGGTGGAGACGCGAGCCGTCATACTCGCCGACCCCTCCATCAACGAGCGGCAGAAGCAGGTGCTGCTCCAGATCTACGAGTCGTTCCGCAAGGAGAACGCGCTCGACGTGCCCACCGACGAGATGCCGTCGAAGACGAACTGA
- a CDS encoding DUF2516 family protein, with protein sequence MLMEGFDRGVIPFLGLVMLVLAVVAFVLALVAREDAYRAADKQSKTFWLVILGVTVAVDFFLGMLFLQIAGLVATIVFFVDVRPALKQVSGGGGGRRGGSSSDGPYGPYNGGR encoded by the coding sequence ATGTTGATGGAAGGGTTCGATCGAGGCGTGATCCCGTTCCTGGGGCTCGTCATGCTGGTGCTCGCCGTCGTGGCCTTCGTGCTCGCCCTGGTGGCGCGGGAGGACGCGTACCGGGCGGCCGACAAGCAGAGCAAGACCTTCTGGCTGGTCATCCTCGGCGTCACCGTGGCCGTGGACTTCTTCCTGGGGATGCTGTTCCTGCAGATCGCCGGTCTCGTCGCGACCATCGTGTTCTTCGTCGACGTGCGGCCGGCCCTCAAGCAGGTCTCGGGCGGTGGCGGCGGCCGGCGCGGCGGCAGCAGCAGCGACGGGCCGTACGGGCCCTACAACGGCGGACGGTAG